GACTCTGCCCCCCGCCCACCGCCCGTGCATGTACTTCGCGCTGCTCATCCATGACGTACCTGGAGAAGATCGATTCAATGGCAAACATGCCGCTTTTTACCCGCTCGATGGAGGCATCCCCCTGGCTGAGCTCGTCGGTGAGCGTGGCCATGTGTCGGGCGAAATCCTCCAGCATGCCGATGACCAGTTCAAGCTTCTGGCGGGTGATGTCCTGGAACTGGATGTTGCTCAGTGCCTCGATCACGGCCTGCTCGATGCGGCGGCTGGTCAGGTCCAGTTCATTGATAGTGGAGCAGACCGTGGTTTCGATGGAACGGGCACTTTCTTCCAGTTGCAGCAACTGGTGGTGGATCTGCCGGAACTGCTCCTGCTCGGCACGTTGCTGGGCATCAGCCTGTTTGTTGGAGAACTCCCGGTCGATCAGTGCCGCCATCTCCTTCATTCCCTGACCGATCTGGTTGGCGGTCTTGTCGACGGTGGAGGAAAGACGCTGAACCTCATCGGCAACCACGGCGAATCCCCTGCCGGCTTCTCCGGCCCGGGCCGCCTCGATGGCGGCGTTCAGGGCCAGCAGGTTGGTCTGGTCGCTGATATCCCGGATGTGGGAAACCAAGCCGGTCAGTTTCTCAACACTGCCCACGATGGACTGGACCCGCTCCCGTTCCAGGCGGGCTGCCGCTTCACGGTCCGCTTGATGCTGCTCGATGGCCCGCAGCATCTGGCTGTTGTTGGCAAGCACCTCGTTCGAGCGGGCCATGGACTGCGATATGTCAGTACCAAAGGCGCTCATGCCCCGGATCAGGTCGCCGGTGGTCCGGTCGAGGAGCTGCAGGGTGGTCACGATCTGTTCTGCGGCGTCGTTGGTCTGGCTGATCACGTTTTCAAGGTGCGACCGGTTCAGGGTGGCGGTCTTCTGCAAAGCGCCGTGCAGTTCCCGCATCATCTCCACGATGTCGTCGCGTTTCACAACCTGGCACCCGATGGCGGTGTCGCAACGTTGGCTGATGCTGTTGGCGATAAAGCGGCCGGGCAGCGAGGCGGCCAGCCAGCAGACCGCACAGAGCAGGGCGGCTGCGACCGCGAACAGCAGGACGGGGCCGACCGACACAGGGGAGGGCAGCAGTGCCCAGGCCAGGAGGGCTCCGGCGCTTCCGCCTCCCAGCGCTGCCAACGGGGCCAGGAGGGGAATCATGCGGGAGCGCGCAATCAGCACGGAGTAGGTATCCAGTAACGACATGGGGGTGTCCTTCATGATTACGGTATCAATTTCTTGAGTACTTCGAGCAGTTCTTCAGGTTTTACCGGTTTTACCAGCCAGCCGGTGGCACCGGCGGCGCGGGCGTCGGTTCGCTTCTGCTGCTGTGATTCGGTGGTCATTACCAGTACCGGCATGAAGCGGCAGGTGGGCAGCTTTTTCACCTCTTTGATCAGGGTAATGCCGTCCATGCCGGGCATGTTCAGATCAGTGATCATCAGATTCGGTTTCAGGGTGGCCAGGAGCTTCAGGGCAGCATCGCCGCCGGTTGCAGTCTGGACGGCATAGCCTGCCTTCTCCAGGATCGCCTTCATGCTCATCAACAGGGTTGTGGAATCGTCCACCAGCAAAACGGTTTTCATCGTACGGCCGTCTCCTCTCGGGAATATCTACGTGTAGTGTCTGCCTCGCCTCAGTTGAACAGTCCCCAGTCGTTGTCGGGCGGTCTGTCTTCCTCCATGGCCGTTGTCTCATCACATGCCACCGGGCCGGCCGTCACTCCCAGGCAGCGGAGCCAAAAATTGTCGGCAGGGGGGGCCAGTACCGGTACCTTGCGCAGCTTGAGCAGTTGCAGGGGGGCCGTGTGCAGGTGCTCGCAGCCGGAGAGATCGACGCCGATGCCGGCATGGTGCGTGAGCGCTTCCAGCAGACCGTCGGTCTCCTCGATGCTGACCACTCCCTCCAGGATCAGCCGGGGGGGCGTGCTGTCGGTGTCAAGTCTCAGGGGCATAGGCAATCACCTGGGGCAGGTTCAGCAGCAGCATGATCGAGCCATCGCCCAGAATCGTGCTGCCGGAGTAGAAGGTTGAGCGGGCCAGCATACCGGTAAGCGGTTTCATGACGGCATCAATGATGTCGCAGAACTCGTCCACCGCCAGTGCCACCATCTCGCCGCGTACCCTGAGTACCACAGCGGAAAAACCGGGTTTGAGCCAGTCCTGCGTGTCGTCCATGGCCAGTTGTCGCCCCAGGTGGTAGAGGGGCAGCAGTTCGCCGCGCACCTTGAGTCCCGGCGCGGTACCCATGGTCTGCACCTGGGTGAGGGGAAGATCCCCCAGGGTCTCGATCAGGTCATTGGCCGGGATGCCGAAGGTACAGCCGGCCTGTTTGACGGTCAGCAGCCGGGTGATGGCCATGGAAAGGGGCAGGGTGAGCCGCACGGTTGAGCCCTGTCCCAGAACGCTTTTGACGGAAACCTGCCCATTAAAGGAGGTGACCATGGTCTGGACAGCGTCCATACCGACTCCCCGGCCGGAAAGATCCGATATCTGGTCGGCAGTGGAGAAGTTGGGGGCAAAGATCAGCTGGATCACCTCATGGTCGGACATGGCCGCCAGCGATTCGGCGCCGGCGACCCCCTTTTCAAGGGCTTTTGCCCGAATCCGGGCCGGATCGATCCCCCGGCCGTTATCGACGATCTCCACGACAATGGCGCCGGCGTCCTGGAAGGCGCGCAGCGTGATGGTTCCCTCCGCCGGTTTGCCGGCGGCAAGTCGCTCGTCGGGCAGTTCGATACCGTGATCAAGCGAGTTGCGGACCATGTGGACAAGGGGTTCGGACAGTGCCTCGATCACATCCTTGTCGGCCCGGGTCTCCTCACCCTCCATAACCAGGGTGATTTTCTTGCCCAGTTTGTTGGAGATGTCCCGCACCAGACGGGGAAAACGCTCGAATGCCTTGGAAACGGGCATCATGCGCATCTCCATGGCCACATCCTGCAGCGAGGCCACAATCAGGCTGATGTTGTTGGAGCGGTTGTCCAGCTCCGTCGCCAGCTCCGGAACCCGGTACACCGTGGCGGCGCGCTGGCAGAGATAGGGGAGGGAGTTGCGGGCTACCAGCAGCTCTCCCACCAGGTCCATGAACTGGTTGACCAGCCGCTGGTCGACCCTGATGGAGGCGGTTGCCGTCCCCCGTTTCTGATCCGTTGCACCGCTGTCCCGCCGTTCGTCAGGATGAGGAGCGATTTCCTGCGGCAGTGACGGCAGTGCCGCCTCCGGAGGGGGGGGGACGGTCAGGAACTCCCTGGTGATCGTTGCCAGGGCAACCTGATCCTCCACGTACTGGAAGATGCTCCTGATCCGCTCCACCGATTCGCAGACAACCAGCCTGAAGGAAACCTGGCAGGTGAAGGGGTCGAACTCCTCCACCGGTGGAGGAGGATCGGGAAACAGCATTTCAAGTACCAGCGGCACCGGCAGCTGGCGCAGCAGGTTGACCGGGTCGTCCCCCAGAAAAAAACAGTTGGGATCAGGGCGGTACCAGAGCGCAACGGGGGGCGTGGCATGGTTCAGCAGTCCGTCAGGCCATTCCTGGTCAAGTCCGCGCAGCCAGGCAGCCAGCTCCTCGACCGCCGCACGGTCGCTTTCCGTCACGGCAGCCGTCGTCTCCGGCTCCTCATCCGCCCGGACCTCCATCAGGGCCAGCAGGCGCGTGCGCAGCTCCTGGCCGGTATTGGCGGCGCCCGGCGGCAGCCCCCCGGAGTCCTCAATGGAGCCGAGCCAGGAGGAGACCAGATCCAGGACCGCCAACAACAGGTCCACGGATTCGGTATCCAGGCGACGCTGCCCGTTGCGCACCTGATCCATCAGGTCTTCGGCAATGTGGGTCAGGCGGGTGATCGGCTGAAACTCGGGAAAAATGCCGGATGTTCCCTTGATGGTGTGGAAATTCCGAAAAATGCCGTTGATCAGGGTTTCGTCGTGGTGGGCCTGCTCCAGTGCCAGCAAGTTGCGGGCGGCCTCATCCAGGTAGTCCCGCGCCTCGGCGACGAACTGCTCGATCAGGGCGCTCATTGGGGCAGCTCTCCGGAAAGGCGGCAGAAGTCTATGGAGCAGTTTTCCGCTTCCCGGTCCTGACGGATGCAGCTGCTGCTGTAAATCTTCTCGAAGAGCGGGGTGATTTCCCGGAACGCCTCCAATACGGCTGGGTCAAAATGGGAGGGCATGGTTCTGCCGTCTCCCTGGGTGATGATGTCAACGGTCCGTTGATGCGTGAACGGTTCCTTGTAGGGACGACGCATGCGCAGGGCGTCATAGACGTCCACCAGCGATACGATCCTGCCTTCGATCGGAATATCCTCGCCGGCAAGCCCGCGGGGATAGCCGCTGCCGTCCCACCGTTCGTGGTGACAGTGGGCGATAATCTCGGCGGTCTTCAGGATCGGCGAACTGGAGCCGGACAAAATGCGGGCGCCGATAGCCGGATGCTGTTTCATCACATCGAACTCTTCCGGGGTGAGCGGCCCCTGCTTGCCCAGAATGGCGTCGGGAATGCCGATCTTGCCCACGTCGTGCATTGGAGCGGCGTAGAAGATCATTTCGCACTGCTTGACGGGGAGCCCCAGTATCTCGGCGATATGGCGCGCGTAGCAGGCGATGCGGGAGATGTGGATGGAGGTGTCTTCATCCTTGTACTCGGCCGCCATCACCAGGCGGTGTACCGTGTCGATATAGGATTCGCGCACTTCGAGGGTTTTGCGGTTCACCTCCTCCTGCAGACGCTGGTTGAAGGTGGTGATCAGGTCCTGATGTTCTTTGACCTTCAGCAGGTTGCGCACTCTGAGCAGCAGTTCGGGACGGTCCAGCGGCTTGGAGAGAAAGTCATTGGCACCCTGTTCCAGGGCCTTCAGCTTCATGGCCCGGTCGGTCATGGCGGTGGCGATGACGATCGGCGTGGTGGCCGTACGGGGCTTTCTGCGCAGTTGCTCCAGTACTTCAATACCGTTCATTCCCGGCATCATCAGGTCCAGGATGATCAGGTCGGTGTCGGTGTGGTCGAGGACAGCAAGCGCCTTCGGACCATCCTCGGCGGATAGTACCGTATAGCCGACTCCCTCCAGGATGGCCCGGTAGAGCTGGATGTTCAGGCGTTCGTCGTCAACGCAGAGTATGCGGGCGGGACGTGAATTCATAACCTGTCTTGTATACCAAACTTACAGTAATTCTCAAGCAGCTCGAACAATTTTTGCGGGTGCAGCGGTTTGGGCAGAAAGCCGTTCATCCCTGCTTCCCGGCATCGCTGCCGCTCCTCCTCGGTGTCGGTGCCGGTGAGGGCGGTGATGAACACCCGGCGTTCTCCTGCTTCAACTTCCCGGATGCGACGGGTAGCCTCCAGGCCGTCCATGTCCGGCATCTGGCAGTCCATAAAAATGAGGTCATAGGGGGACAGCTTGAAAAGTTCCAGCGCCTCCCGTCCGCTGGCGGTGACGTTGCTCGTGACGCCCAGGCGATCCAGCAGCATGCTGACCACCCGCTGGTTCAGCACGTTGTCGTCGGCAATCAGGGCGCGGAGCCCGGCAAAGGGACGCGCCCTGTCGTTCTCGTTGTTGGCCCCTGCTGCGGTATCCCCGGCATAGCATTCCAGCAGTACCCCCGTGAGCCGGGATTCGCTGACCGGACGACTCACCATGGCGGAAAAGCCGCTGGCCTTCAGTTTGTCGGCCGTAACTGACAGGCCGGGCGGGACGGTTACTATCCGTACCGTTTCGGGAAAGCGTTCAGCCAGGGCCGGACCGGCGGTAAAAGCATCGATGGTATGGTCATGGGAGATGAGCAACAGGCCGGTGAGCGGGGAGGGAAGGGATGACTCCTGCTCCGCGCACTGCGGCGTCGCTGTGGTGACAACCGGTTCGAATCCCAGATGGGAGAGCAGCGCGGCGCAACTCAGCCGGGCCTCCTCCAGGGAGGCGATCACCAGCGCCGGATGTCCCTGACCGACCGGTTTCCCCTCCGGCGCGGTGCCGAGCGCATGGAGCGGCAGCGGCAGACTGAACCAGAAGGTTGATCCCACCCCCTCGCGGCTCTCGAACCCGATGTCGCCCTCCATCAGCAGCACCAGCCGCCGTGAGATGGCCAGCCCCAGACCGGTGCCCGGCGGTCGGTCCGGCCCGCTGGTAGCCTGGTAGAATTGCTCGAACAGCCGCCCCTGCAGATGCTCCGGTATGCCGCAGCCGGTATCCCTGACAGCGATGGTGTAGGCGATCCGATTGTCCGGCAGCGGCGTTCCGGAAAGAGCGATCTGGACAAAACCCTGGCGGGTGAATTTCAGTGCGTTGCCGGCCAGGTTCAGCAGTACCTGGCGGATCTTTCCGAAATCCCCCACCACCTGCCGTGGCAGATCGGGCGGAAAGGAGACCACCAGCTCCACCCCTTTGGTGGCAGCCTGGTGGGCCAGCAGATCGGTTACCTCGTCAATGGCCTTGCGCAGGGAAAAAGGAACCGGCTCAAGGGTCATGGTGCCTGATTCGATTTTCGAGAAATCAAGAATATCATTGATGATATCCAGCAACAGGGTGCCGGAGGCGGTGATGGTCTGCACATACTCGCGCTGCGTGCGGGTGAGTGGCGCATCCATCAGCAGACTGGCCATGCCCAGAATACCGTTCATAGGGGTGCGGATTTCGTGACTCACCGCGGAGAGGAAGTCGCTTTTGGCGCGGTTTGCCTCCTCCGCCTGTTCCCGTGCCCGCTGCAGCTCGCGGCCGGTACGGTGCAGGGCCACCAGGTTCTTGATCCGTGCCGCCAGCTCGATCCGGTCGAACGGCTTGGAGAGGAAACTGGTGCAGCCCAGTTCCAGCCCTTTCAGGCGGGACGCCTTGTCGTTGAGTGCCGTGGCGATGACGATGGGAAGCAGGTCATGACGCTGGTCGGCCCGTATCTGCTGTAACACCTCAAAACCGTCGATTTTCGGCATCATCAGGTCGAGGATCAGCAGGTCAGGATCAAAGGACTCCACCGTTTCGAGCGCGCGCTCGCCACCGGAGAGCAGCAGCAGTTCGTACTGCTGCTCGAACATCGCCTGGTAGAGCCGAAGGTTGACTTCCTCATCATCAATACAGAGTATGCGCGGTCGCTCGTTCTGCTCCATCGCTCACTCCTTGTGCTTGCCGCGCCCCATCAGCACCACGCCGGTCAGGGTATTCATAATGATCTTGCGTCCCACCATTCCCTCCAGGTCCGAGGCTACCACCTTGATTCTCCAGTCATCCAGGGTGCCGAGCGCGAGCTCGACGTTCCGTCTGCCAATGGGGCAGGCAGCCTGGCTCATGCCCAGAATGTTGGCGCCACCGAACACCTTGGCCACCAGCCGCTCCTTCTTGCAACCAACGGCCAGCACCTGCTCCAGCAGTTTTTCCATGGCAATGGTACCGTACTTCGGCGTGGCCAGGCCTTCGCCGTTCCAGAGCGGCAACATGAAGTGGTTCATGCCCCCCCCTCCCTTGATCGTATCCCAGAGACAGACTGCCACGCAGGAGCCCAGCACGGTGGTGATGACACATTCTCCGGCATCCACATGCAGGGTGCCGGGAAACAGAAAATGCTTACGCGTAGTGTCCGACGTTTCGTGTATCACGACTATTTTTCGTCCAGTTCGTCAAAAAGGAACAGGTTGCCCCCCTCGGCGAAGGTGACGGCGCTTTCGTCAAAGGCGGCTGGGAAAAGCGTGACGCTGAACACCGACCCGACATCGGGGCTGCTCTGTACCTCGATGGTGCCCTGCAACAGGTCCAGGAGCGCCTTGACGATGGAAAGTCCCAGCCCGTGACCTCGGTGGGCGCGGGTTGAGCCGGTATCGAGCTGGGTGAAGCGGTCGAATATCCGCTCCAGGTTCTCTGCGGCGATACCGATACCCTGGTCCTTCACCTGGATATGCAGTTCGTCATCCATGAGTCCGGCCAGTACCTCGACCTCGCTGCCAGTGCTGCTGAACTCGACGGCATTGGCCACGAGGTTCGACAGCACCACCTGCAGCTTTTCCGCATCGGTGGGAAAGCGGAGCCGGCCGGCGTCATCGGTGCCGATCAGGGTGTAGGCGAGGCGGATACCCTTGGCGTCGGCCACGGCCTTGAAATTGTCCAGCGTGCTGACAATGACCGAGACCACGTCGACCTGCTCGATTTCGGGCTGGGCGTCGCCGGCCTCAAGCTCCGCGGCGATGAAGATGTTGCGCAACTGGTAGTCCAGGCTGAACGCTTCGGCATGGATCAGGCCGGCGATCTCTTCCGCCTGGGGATCATTGACCAGCGAGGCCAGGTGACCGGCAAGGCCGATGATGGCGTTCAGGGGGTTGTTGATCTCGTTGCGTATGTTGGACAGAAAGTTGCTTTTGAGCGATTCCGACTGCTCCAGTCGTCGGTTCATCTCAACCAGCTTGTGGTTCAACACCGAAATATCCTGCAGGGAGCGGCGACTCTGGTTCAGGCGCGTCCTCAGTTCTTCCAGCAACTGTTCATCGGAAATGGTGTCCATCGCGTGTCCTTTCCGCCCCGCGCCCGCTCCGGCCCGGGACCCTTCCGCATTCATACCGGCAGAATAAACGAAAAACAACTTCCCGCTCCAAAGGAGCTGGTCGCCTTGATCCTGCCGCCGTGCATTTCCACCAGGCGCCTGGTCAGAGCAAGCCCCAGGCCGGTTCCCTCGTGTTTCCTGGTGGCGGTGGTATCGAGCTGACTGAATTCGAGGAAGAGGAGGGGCATATCCTCCTCCCTGATGCCGATGCCACTGTCGCGTACCCAGATTTCGACAAACCGTTGACCGCTCCCGGTGGCGAGGGGGAGGTAGCCGCTGATATCATTCCGCTCCACCAGTCGGCTGCCCACCGTCACCGTTCCGCCTTCCGGAGTGAATTTGCAGGCGTTGGAAAGCAGATTCAGCATGATCTGGCGCAGCTTCACCTCATCGCAGCGGATCATGGTGCGACTGACAGCCGGACAATGCTCCTCGGTGAGCTGAATTTGCTTTTTCTGGTATCGTGCCGTCACCATGGTCATGGCCAGGGTGATCGGTTCCAGGGGGGAGAGCGGTTCCGGGTTCAGGGTCATTTCGCCGGCCTCTATCTTGGACAGGTCGAGGATCTGGCTGATAATGGCCAGCAGGTGCCGTGAACTCTGCAGAACAATGCCGGCATACTCTTTCTGCTGCGGCGTCAGTGAATCGTCCACGTCATCATGCAGCAGCTCGGTAAAGCCGATGATCGCGTTCAGCGGAGAACGCAGCTCGTGGCTGACATTGGCAAGAAAGACCGTTTTTGCCCGGTTGGCGGTTTCAGCGGCATAGCGGGCCTGTTCGAGCTGCTCCTCGGTCCGCTTGCGCAGCGTGATATCACGCAGGATACCGATGGCAATCCAGCGCCCCTGCAGGGGAACGGAGGAGAGAGACAACTCGATATGGAACTCTTCGCCATTTTTTCGCTGCCCCACCAGTTCGCTCTGGCGGCCGATGGCATCTCCGCAGCCGCTACGGCTCCAGGCGAGAACGGCCGCGGTTGCGGTGGGGTGATAGCGACGGGGTGCCAGCAGTGCGTGCAGGTCGCTGCCGAGCACCTCGTCGGCCTCGTAGCCGAAAATATCGCGGGCAGCCGGATTCCAGTAGCTGATCAGCCCCTGGTCATCCATCATGATGATGGCGTCCCGGGCGGCATTAGCCAGCGTGCTGAAGCGCTGCTCGCTTTCCTGCAGTGTGCGCAGTGCCAGCTTGCGGAGACTGATGTCCTCGACAATGCTGACATAGGCCACCGGCCGGTCGTGGCGATCGGTCAACAGTGAAACCGTCAACTGTACCCAGACCGGTTCCCCGTTTTTGCGGATGTAACGCTTTTCAGTCGTGTAGGTACTGCTCTCGCCACGCAGCAGGCGCTCCAGATGGGGCTGGTCGCAGGCCAGATCCTCGGGATGGGTGATCTCCCGGCAGGAGTACTGCAGCAGTTCGGCGCGACTGAAACCGGTGATACTGCGGAAGGCAGGATTCGCCTCGATGAAGCGCCCCTGCAGGTTGCAGATCGCCATGCCCACTGCTCCCTGCTCGAACAGCGCCTGAAAACGTGAGCGGTGTTCGTGGCTCCACTCTTCGGCCAGTATGCGGTTGGTGCTGTTGTAATGACGTACCAGCAGGTAGAAATCCCGATTCCAGACAAATCGGGTGACGTGGGCGGTGAACCAGCGCTGTTCGGCCGGTGAATGGCAGTCGTAGTCATAGGAGAACTCGGGAAGCGTTCCGTCGAGCACACCGCGCAGGCCGGCCAGAAACTCGGCGGCTGCGCTGCAGCCGTGCCGTGCCGAGCGTTCGCAGACCATAAAGTAATTGTGGGAACAGGCATCGCCGCTGCCGTCGTTTTCTGCCGAAAACCGGCCCCATGCCTGGTTGGTGAACAGAATGTCGCCATGCCGGCTGAGCAGGCAGAGGGAGCTGCCCAGGGTATCCAGTGCGTGGCTCAACAGTTCGAGAAGGTCGTTCTTCCCGCTCTGGCCTCGTAGGTTTGTGGTGTCGGACAGGGTCATGGCATCCCGCCTGGCTCCGGGCAGCTTTGCTGCCGCGTCCGGTTCCGGCATGTCGAAAACCACCAGGAGCTGGTCAATGTCTGGAAGATCATGGACTCCTGAACCTCAGAGCTGACACTGGCGTACCACTTCGGCGGCGATTTTCTCCAGGGGCATGATTTTGTTCACGCCGCCCCGCTTGATCGCCTCGTTGGGCATGCCGAACACCACGCAGGTCGCTTCGTCCTGGGCGATGGTGAAGGCGCCGGCGTCGTGCATCTCCTTCATGCCCTGGGCACCGTCGTCTCCCATGCCGGTCAGGATGACCCCCACGGCATTCTTGCCGGCATACCGGGCCGCGGAGCGGAACAGCACATCCACCGAGGGACGGTGACGTGAAACCAGCGGTCCATCCTTCACCTCGACGTAATAGCGGGCGCCGCTGCGTTTGAGCAGGGTGTGACGGTTGCCGGGAGCGATCAGCACATGGCCGCGTACCACGGAGTCGTTATCCTCCGCCTCCTTGACCGTGACCCGGCAGATGCTGTCAAGCCGTTTGGCAAAGGCAGCGGTAAAGTGTTCCGGCATATGCTGCACGATTACCGTCCCCGGCGTATCGGCCGGCAGCATCTGCAGAAACAGCGAAAGCGCCTCGGTCCCGCCGGTGGAGGCACCGATGATCACCACCTTTTCGGTGGTCTGTACCATCGCCTTGCTGGTGGGGCGCTCCATGATCACGTCGGCGGTATACTTGGGGCTGACCTCCCGGATGGCCCTGAGCGGCGTGAGGCGGGCCGAGGCCGCTGCCTTGATGCTGTCGCAGATCCGGATGCGGGACTCTTCGATGAACTGGCGGGTACCCATCTTGGGCTTGGTGATGATATCCACGGCGCCGTATTCCAGAGCCTTCAGGGCGCTTTCACTGCCGCTGTCGGTCAGGCTGGAACACATCACCACCGGGATCGGGTGCTGACTCATCAGTTTTTGCAGAAAGGTGAGACCATCCATCCGGGGCATTTCGACGTCGAGGGTGATGACATCCGGCACCTGCTCGGCGATTTTCTGTGCGGCGACAATGGGGTCCTGGGCCGTTGCCATCACCTCGATGGCAGGATCGGCCCCGAGAATTTCGGCGAGGGTCTGCCGAACCAGGGCGGAGTCGTCGACAATAAGAACCTTTATTTTTCGGGACATGGCTGCTCCGGAATCAGTTTCTGCGATACACGGTGTTGCCGACCTGGGTGAAGGGAACATCCAGACCGTTCAGGGTTTCGGAATGACCGATGAACAGAAAACCGCCCGGCTGCAGGTGCCGGTGAAATTTCCGCATCAGGGCCGCCTGGGTTTCCTTGTCGAAGTAGATGATGACGTTGCGGCAGAAAATCACATCCTGTTTTTCCTGGATGCCGAAATGGTCGTCCATGAAGTTGACCCGCTTGAAGCTGATCATGGAGCGCAGCACCGGAGCGATCCTGACCAGTCCCCGGCTGCGGTCCTTGCTGCGCAGCAGGTATTTTTTCTTCAGAGGCAGGGGGATGGTGTCGGTCCGCTCCTCCGTATAGACGGCGCTGGCGGCGGATTGCAGTACCCGCGTACAGATATCCGACGCCAGGATGGAAAAGCGGAAGCCGGGATGGCTGGCGGCGTATTCGGCGAGCACCATGGCCATGGTGTACGGTTCTTCACCGGTGGAGCAGCCGGCGCTCCAGATGCGGAACGGATTGAGCGGGCTTTCTCCGGCGTCACGCGTTTCCCGCATGGCGGGAATCGCGTGACGTACCAAGAAGTCGAAATGGTGCGGCTCCCGGAAGAAGTCGGTCTTGTTGGTGGTAACCACATCAATCAGGTGGATGAGCTCCTGATCGCGGCCGGTATCGGAAAAAACGAAGTCGGCGTACTCCCGGAAGCTGTGGATGTCCAGCGCCTTGAGACGTTTCTGCAGCCGCGCCTCCAGCATGGTCTTCTTGGCCGGGGGCATCTTGATGCCGGCCTCATCGTAGATGAACCTGCTGAACTGCTCAAACTCCCGGTCGCTCATGGTGCAGAGGGGAGGAATCATCGTGCCGCTATTCCGGCCACGTGTCATGGTGTCTGCTCCTCTGGCAGCAGGCGGGCGATGACCCCCAGCAAGGCGTCCTGTCTGAGGGGCTTCATCAGCCAGCCGGTTGCGCCGGCATCACGGGCCTCCTGAAACTTATGCTTCTGGGAGTCGGTGCTCATCACCAGCACCGGCAGGCGGGAACAGCAATCCAGTTGACGGATCGCCCGTATGACGCCGATTCCGTCGAGGTTCGGCATGTTCAGATCGGTCAGCACCAGGTCGGGGCGCACCTCGGTGATCCGGTCC
The window above is part of the Trichlorobacter ammonificans genome. Proteins encoded here:
- a CDS encoding PAS domain S-box protein, with the translated sequence MPEPDAAAKLPGARRDAMTLSDTTNLRGQSGKNDLLELLSHALDTLGSSLCLLSRHGDILFTNQAWGRFSAENDGSGDACSHNYFMVCERSARHGCSAAAEFLAGLRGVLDGTLPEFSYDYDCHSPAEQRWFTAHVTRFVWNRDFYLLVRHYNSTNRILAEEWSHEHRSRFQALFEQGAVGMAICNLQGRFIEANPAFRSITGFSRAELLQYSCREITHPEDLACDQPHLERLLRGESSTYTTEKRYIRKNGEPVWVQLTVSLLTDRHDRPVAYVSIVEDISLRKLALRTLQESEQRFSTLANAARDAIIMMDDQGLISYWNPAARDIFGYEADEVLGSDLHALLAPRRYHPTATAAVLAWSRSGCGDAIGRQSELVGQRKNGEEFHIELSLSSVPLQGRWIAIGILRDITLRKRTEEQLEQARYAAETANRAKTVFLANVSHELRSPLNAIIGFTELLHDDVDDSLTPQQKEYAGIVLQSSRHLLAIISQILDLSKIEAGEMTLNPEPLSPLEPITLAMTMVTARYQKKQIQLTEEHCPAVSRTMIRCDEVKLRQIMLNLLSNACKFTPEGGTVTVGSRLVERNDISGYLPLATGSGQRFVEIWVRDSGIGIREEDMPLLFLEFSQLDTTATRKHEGTGLGLALTRRLVEMHGGRIKATSSFGAGSCFSFILPV
- a CDS encoding protein-glutamate methylesterase/protein-glutamine glutaminase, giving the protein MSRKIKVLIVDDSALVRQTLAEILGADPAIEVMATAQDPIVAAQKIAEQVPDVITLDVEMPRMDGLTFLQKLMSQHPIPVVMCSSLTDSGSESALKALEYGAVDIITKPKMGTRQFIEESRIRICDSIKAAASARLTPLRAIREVSPKYTADVIMERPTSKAMVQTTEKVVIIGASTGGTEALSLFLQMLPADTPGTVIVQHMPEHFTAAFAKRLDSICRVTVKEAEDNDSVVRGHVLIAPGNRHTLLKRSGARYYVEVKDGPLVSRHRPSVDVLFRSAARYAGKNAVGVILTGMGDDGAQGMKEMHDAGAFTIAQDEATCVVFGMPNEAIKRGGVNKIMPLEKIAAEVVRQCQL
- a CDS encoding CheR family methyltransferase, coding for MTRGRNSGTMIPPLCTMSDREFEQFSRFIYDEAGIKMPPAKKTMLEARLQKRLKALDIHSFREYADFVFSDTGRDQELIHLIDVVTTNKTDFFREPHHFDFLVRHAIPAMRETRDAGESPLNPFRIWSAGCSTGEEPYTMAMVLAEYAASHPGFRFSILASDICTRVLQSAASAVYTEERTDTIPLPLKKKYLLRSKDRSRGLVRIAPVLRSMISFKRVNFMDDHFGIQEKQDVIFCRNVIIYFDKETQAALMRKFHRHLQPGGFLFIGHSETLNGLDVPFTQVGNTVYRRN
- a CDS encoding response regulator, with translation MKTILLIDDSLTQLLNAKITLQQAGYCVEIVSDPLTAVDRITEVRPDLVLTDLNMPNLDGIGVIRAIRQLDCCSRLPVLVMSTDSQKHKFQEARDAGATGWLMKPLRQDALLGVIARLLPEEQTP